The sequence AATATCATACGACACCTGTTCAAATTGGTCTACATGCTGGCTTGTTAACAGGCGTGAACAGCCCAAATAAGCATAGTAAAGCCTTGCAGAATAGTATATAAGAGTTACCTTACGAAAAGACTGGCTTTTTGCAAGTAAAGCTCTGCCAACAAAGTTATCGGCCTTGGAGCATCTGAATTTTCCACTATGGATTACATATATAGATGGGATTCCACTGATAATAATTGTCAGCCCAATTCCTCTCCCAAGTTTGGAGCGTTCAGCGTGCCTATCCATCTCCCAATATAGCCTCGCCACTCATGAAAGAGCTCATCGAACTCAAAGATGTAATACCGTTTGCAATCTTTTCGGGTTGAGCAAACCGTTTCGTCGCTGTTCGGTGCATTCCTTGACCAAGGAAATAAGGCAGCTCTGGCCCCAAAGCGCCCACGGCCGGCATCACAGTTAAGCTGGAACAAATAGTGTTAACTAGTATATACTCAAGCTTATTGTTTCGAATCCTAAATGTATAGTGAATTGTCAAGATCTTTGCTTGTTGTTTTTGTAAAGCTGATAATGCCATACTTGCCTGCACAATGTGCTTTGGAGCAGTAAGATCTCAACCCTTATGACGAGAGCACATAGGGCAAGAAAAAGGTCTATACATAGGCCTCATTGGAGCAAAGTTTTGCGAATCAACCCCCTCAAATTAGGAGACAGTTTTACAGTGGTTCCTCTAGTTTACTGAATCTGAATCATATTTAATTATTGCCTAATTTTGTCTCCCGTATGTGGATGCGCAACCCAACTGGACTAGTTCTTGTTGAAGCCTTATTTAATTTGCTCTCTTTGCGAGATACAAAGACTCGTTAAATTAATGTCGATATGGTTCTTGAAATCTTTTGTCAGGCGGATGTACTTGGAGCTAAGAGACACGTAATGCTAGTATTGTTTACCGCATGATCGATCTGATCGAATTTTGAACAGGCAATTTCAACAACCTTGATCGTCAGACCATCATTAGCTACATCGAGATCAATGAGCAGTACTTCAATATTCGTAAATGTCCCTCTCAATTCTATGGCCGTCTTCTTTAACAAAGTCGCATTAACATCGGCAATAACAAGTTTAGGACTTTCGTATTTCGTGTATCGCGGTAATTATATCATGAACTGCTATCTCGCCCAGCACCGCTGGCGATTGATAGGCCATAAAGAAATTTTGTAGAAATTGGGAACATGGAGGATCATTATGGCAATAATGGAGCAACACCAATCAACTTTAAGGTCGCAAGACCTTGCCATAGTATTCGGAATATTATTTGCCTCGTCTAATACTGCTAGGCGAGGAAAAACTACGTTTTATATCTATGGGTTGAGTCAAGCGAAGAATACATactagctatataaataaatgtACCTGGGAATAGAGTGGTCACACTGTCTTGCCTTTTAACGTATATTGCCGCATTTGGTCAAAGTCGAATATGGAACATCGTACAGCGAATCAGGCAGTGGTAAAtaatttgtttttgttgtcaTATACCTTTTGAATATGGAATAAGTCGTATATTATAGCGTAGACATCTAAAATCCGAGAGAAACAATTGTTTCTCCATCATGAGCAGCTAAAATCCAGAGAGCTGGCCGTGGGACTGCGGACTATGGCTATTTTAGTAACCTCGGAATTATTAGCGCGATCTTGCGCGGCAGTTGTAGCGCATGGCCATAGCGCATGCTAAGAAACTTCAAGGATCCCTGGTACACGCATTAAGCTGACCCTCAAAGGCGGTGTTAAGCAAGCTGTATTGTAAGACTTTGGACCAATGGCTGAGCAATACTCGAGTTCAAACACACAGCCTCAAAGGCCAATAAGCTATCGCAGTTTGATCAGGTCAGAGCCATGACGATTGCCGAATTGTAGGATTTAGTGTTGGAGGGCAAGAACAGTTGTGCAATGTATCAAAATATAACACAGAGATGTAAAGCACAAGATTGAGAGGTCTTTGCAAATTTCTTCATGTATCCTAGAGCGTAACGTGTATCACAGCTGATGGAAGAGCGAGATGAATCTAGGAGGGCCTCTTAAAGTACTTACAAGCATCTCATAGAACACCCGAAGTAATCTCAACTCTCCTTTTTGGCAATATATTTCAGATAGCTCTCTAGTCTACATGTAGCTTGTTTTAGCTGTGCTGATGTTGGCAATCAATCACTTTAACACTTGAATAGCAGGCACATGTATACAGATATTTTCTCCAATTGGATAGGTAGCTACATACACTGATAAAACCGTCAAGATGTTTTCTATTATTGAACCTTTGCGTCTGAAGGCATAGGAGAGGCATGTCTGGCTGAGAATCATTTGATTCCCTCGTTGCAATGCACAAGCAGGTGCCTAACCATATCAATCTAGTTTGTCTAATAGAATGAAACGGGTTATGCTGGCCACCGCAAACCGTAAAGGCGAGTCTCTATGTAGCTATATCAAGAGGAATTCGTTCCTAGTAGCCAGTTGGAAATAGTATGAGATATTCCGAGTATAATAAGTGCTTGCAATCCTCATATAAGCCTCAACCTAGACAAACGTCTTATCACCCCGCAGCTCTACCCCaccatgaaaaaaaaaaaataataatgatGCAATTCGCAAGGATGTCCTTTTTGACACACCCTGGaatctataaatactgtATGTGAAATTCGACTTGCAATCACATCGGCAATGGCCCTAGCGTGGCAGCTTTATCGCGACAGTCCACATAATTCTTGAAGATCGATTCGCTACCAACATTAGTCAGAAAGTACACTTAATCTGCGCTGGTGCGAGAATTGACGAATTGCACTGTATGCTGTCATTGAGCTTTGGCTCTCGGCGTGACTCTGCCCCGCGCTCCGACATCGCTATAGTGCAAAATTTGGTGCTCGAGCTCTGTTTGATATAAACTCTCAACTATCACCTCGATAGCTACCAATTGAGCGCGCAACAAGCCCCTCCAATTGACAATCGCAATATCCAAAATGGCGCAACAGTGAGTTTTATCCTGGGAACAAAATTGACAGCGGTGACCTGCGTTGCTGACCTAGAGTGCGGCGGATAGGTCTGTGTTGATGCTCGGCGCGGGCTTCGTCACTCGTTCGTAGCTCTCCATCCTCTGTAGAGCGAACAAGTCTGACAGGATCAATTAGGGCCTACACTTGATGTCTTGACCGAGGCCGGCATCCCCGTCACTGTTGGTAAGCTTGCGGCTTTCTCCCTGCTTCGTTTCGACATGCTGACGGAGTGTAAACAGCATGCCGAACCCTCCAGACTGCCCAGGGTCTTTCCGCTGGCGTGAAGCTCGCGACACCTATTTCGCTCGACGTTACTGACCCCAAGGCGCTGGATGCCGAGGTCGCCAAGCATGACTTGGTCATCAGCTTGATCCCTTACACTTTCCATGCCACCGTCATCGAGTCTGCTATTCGAAACAAGAAGAATGTGGTGACCACCAGCTACGTTTCCCCGGCCATGATGGAGCTGGACCAGAAGTGCAAGGATGCCGGAATCACTGTCATGAATGAGATTGGTCTTGGTACTTATCTTGCCTCACCTATATTCCCTTGATGATCCTGAACTGACCATGATGCTTTCCCCGATTAGATCCCGGTATTGATCACTTGTGTAAGTTGTTTTGTCCAGCTATTATCATATCACTTTGTGCTGACCTATTCAGATGCCGTCAAGACTATCGATGAAGTCCACCAGGCTGGCGGCAAgattctctctttcctctcgTACTGTGGTGGTCTTCGTAAGTACAtcatatttaaataagtctTCCTACTTCCTTTACAGAGCTAACTGTCTACTAGCCGCGCCTGAAGCCTCAGATAACCCCCTGGGCTACAAGTTCTCTTGGTCTTCGCGCGGCGTCTTGCTCGCCCTGAGAAACGCCGCCAAGGTCTACCAGGATGGCAAGGTTGTCGACATTGCTTCCAAGGATCTTATGGCTACTGCTAAGCCCTACTTTATCATGCCAGGATACGCCTTCGTCGCTTACCCCAACCGTGATTCTACCCCTTACAAGGAGCGATACAACATTCCAGAAGCCGATACTATCACTCGTGGTACTCTGAGATACCAGGGCTTCCCCCAGTTCATCAAGGTTCTTGTCCAGACCGGTTTCTTGGAGGAGACTCCTATCGAAGCCCTCAAGACCCCTATTACCTGGAAGGAGGCTACTAAAGCCATTCTCGGCATCTCTTCTTCCGAACCTAAAGACCTGGAAGCTGCTATTGTTTCGAGAGCCGATTTCGACTCCGATGAGGACCGTGAACGAATTCTCTCTGGTCTCCGATGGATTGGCATCTTCTCTGATGAGAAGATCACACCTCGTGGCAACTCTCTCGATACCCTCTGCGCTGCCCTCGAGCAGAAGATGCAATTTGAGGAGGGTGAGCGCGATATGGTCATGCTCCAGCACAAGTTTTTGATTGAGCACAAAGATGGCTCTCGCGAGACTCGTACTTCCACCCTTGTCGAGTACGGTGACCCCAAGGGTTACAGTGCCATGGCTAAGACGGTTGGAATTCCATGCGGTGTTGCTGCTAAGCAGGTCTTGAATGGAACGCTGTCTGAGAAGGGTATCCTGGCTCCTATGTCTGCCAAGATTAACAATCCTATCAtgaaggagctcaaggagaagTACGGCATCGAGATGATTGAGAAGACTGTTCTGTAGATATATATTTCCgtcaagggaaaaaaagaacgataaaaaagtaaaaagaaagaaagaaaaattagGATTTCTTGAATCAGTAAAATTGGATCAATAAAAAGTGTCTACTTGTGATGAGTGATAAAGAATTGGATACCAACTAGTTCAGAACATTTGTTGCATGATTTGATTTGAATCTCGTTCTCTTCCTTCGTTACTTATGATAGAACATAGCCACCAAGGTTTATCATTATAAAAGCCATACATAAATAAGTTGCAGCGAACGTTTGAGTGCTTATATCAGATAGTACACCAATCTTAGCACGTATGATCATATATAAGAGAATTAAAGGAATTAATATCTGAGACTTCGAATTCGTATTTAACATCtagaaatatatattcataGCTATGTACGTGAAGAAATACCTATACTCCACATCAATATACTTACGAGACAGGACACAGTCGCCCAGTAACGCTGTCCACTGTCCAGTCGTCGCTTCCAACTGCTGTGAGACCGTAAAATGTACTTGACGGATCGTATTTGTTCTTAATTGACTTCAGAGCCGGGTAGTTGTTACCATAGAAGACGCTTTGGAAATTAGGCTGATGCATGTTGGCTTCATTCAGGTAGGCACCCTGGATGGGCGACAGAGCTTCTAGCTTAGGTATCAGGATATCTGTCACGTTGTTTTGGGCGTATATGTTGTTCTGGAAGTTGAGCGGATCGTATGGACTGTAAAGAGATATAAGCAAGTGCGATCCAAGCAATTGATGTGAGCTACTGGGTAACTTACACTCCGATAACATTGCTCGTAATGGAAGACCGCCAGACAGGGTTAACGGAATTGGGGACCTTTGTGCCATTGCTGACGTTGACGTTCACACCAGAGATGACAGCGCCGGCCTCATTAATGAATCGATACGCGTTTACCACAGAAGTGGCGCTTGTCTGGCTTTCGAGCAACGTTCGTGGAATAAGACGGCCGCCAATATTATACTCAGTAACGTTAGGAGGAGGATTGTAGGCGTAAAAGCTATCCAAAAATGTAGGGAACTGGTCAATGTGGAAGTCTGTCATTAAATGCATTAGATTCATATCCAAATGATTAACAGCCTACACACAGCGAAGTGATGGCGAATGAAGAAGACCTACCATAAGGGATGTTTTGCTTCTGTAGATAGCTCAGCGTAGGGTTGAGGAGTGTCTGCAGCTGTGCTTTGCTTACGCCGGGAGCATTCACAGGCTGTACAAGGAACAGCCCATAGGCAAGCAGGTAGACAACGGTAGCACCACTGTCAACAATACTAGGCAGTGTCGTCAGGAACGTTTGGACAGCTGCGTAGAAAGCGTCGTCAGATATTCCCTGGTTGGTAATTGTAAGATTGGCGGCAGAGCTTGGCATGTCAGGGTAAGCTCGAATGGTCATTGACAGAACAGCAGCATAGgttccaccaccgccgccagagAGAGCCCAGTAAAGATCGGTGTTCTGGGAAGGAGTAGCAACAAGATGCTGGCCGGTGCTGGTAATGACCTCCCACTCGAGGACCTGGTCGGCGGCAAGGCCAAACTTGCTGGCCACTGGTCCATGTCCACCGCCCTGGCTGTACCCTCCTGCAAGGCCAACTGATGCCCCATCTCCAGTAACAACTATCAGACCATTGTTGTGGGCAAAAGCTTGGGCTTCAGAGTTTTGGACGCCAGCACCAACTTTCAGCGCTTTACCGCTGTAATAGCTTTGCTTGTAGTTGACGAGCGAGATATCCTTGAGATGATGGGTCCAGAGAGCCAGCGCGCCGGTCCCCGAGGACTTGCCGTAGTAGTCATGGCCTGTGTTCCGAATCACTAAGCGGATGTTGTTCTGCTGTGCAAACTTGATGGTAGCCAGATAGTCGGAGCTAGAGCTGGCATTGACGGAATACTGGACAAGGGTGCCGATAATACACCTCGCACTGGGCGCTGTAAATGGATCACAGCTGTCATTGGCGAAGAACGGCGCCATAGGATCGGAGGAAGACGCGATATGGGTGGCGGGATAGTCCCACACAGACCTCAATTCATCGCACTTTTGAGCGTTGTAGGAGCCAAAGGCCGAATTATGGCAGACACTACCAATAGGCACTGTGGCTATAAGTCTGCCTCCTACAGTTTTATTGAAGGCAGTCCATTCTGATTTGGATGGCCAGCACGAATCTGACGGTAAGCAACGGCAGCTCGGCTCAGTGACGCAAGTTGTGTTGACGGCAGCCGCAGACACCAGAGCCGGCACAATGGCtaagagagagatgagccAAGCCATGTTGAGAACTTTGTAAGAGTTCAGTGTGTTGATTTGAGCCTCTGTCTTGGATGAACAGGAACAGCTGCCGGCTGGACCTGAAATATATAGAAGATACTATAAGTCAGATAGAGTAGAAGATTTCGAGAAGAAGCATTATAAGCAAGGAGTATTCCACGCCATGAAAGGGGAGTGCTTGCGGGTCGTGGGGAGGGATCTTTAGCCCGGCAGCTAGGGTCATAGCTGCGTCTTCTTGACAGGGCCATGTGGAAACCACGTTTTGATTGTCCACTAACGCCATACAGCAACTAAGTCGAGCCACACCGTTCAGGTGGTCGGCCATTCATGTCGCGCCAATGTCAAGGCATGGATGCAGAGGGTGCATGGGATTGCTCAATTCTGGATTCTGGGACGGAATACGGCATGCCACGCGCATGGGCGTTTTGTTGTGGCCGGATGCCACGTGAAgatgtagagagagagagcgaacTAGAAGGCATGTTCGCTACCTTTCAGGTGAACCAGGGAGATCTGCATCAGCAGCGGCTGAAAGATGGGTTATAGCGTGATCCACAACAACAAGGGATGAGGCCAGGATGATTGGCGAGAAGAGCAGGCTCGATAAGAGAAAGATACCGAACATTCCAAAGGGTTGAGTGGAAGATTAACATAAACGAAAGAAACACAATCTATTTCTTAGGATTAGTTATACGTATCTATCTCATCTACCTATATGTTGTCTAATCATTAAGCGGACTCAAAATCGTAAACTCGATTACTGCGTTGGTCAAGAGAGTAGATATCGTTAGCATGCAAGCTAGTATTGGAACGGGATACCAAAACGAATCAACATTGTACTGAAAGCGGAATTCTTTCATTACTATATATCTATCCACCATTAACTACTCTATTCGGTAGTAGATACAATAATATGCGGGGTGAACTTCATAGTAGCGTTGGGATTCTCAAGTAGTATCTCTAATTGTTGCCCCCTAGCTATTATCACGAGTATATCTAATACGATTCAGTTCAAGTTATTGGTACTAGAGCAAGAAGCCTTCGCTCTGAATTGGGTGTGTATATTAGATACTAGTACTGTTATCTCAGCAGCATAGCATCTAGGTGCTCTTACTCTACCTATGAGCTGACAGTTGCATACATTGCCTTGGTTAGAGTACTCTTTGACATTGCCTAGACTGTGCCATGCACGCCCCCTGGGTATGAAGAGTTACGTCTATTCTGAATCAAAACTTGCTCGTGCAAAGGCATTTAGGAAGCGGTAGTTGAAGGCACAGCATGTAACCGCTCTACCTCTTGGGCTTACAAGCACTGCATAGTCTGTATAGTAGCTGGATGAGAATGGAAACCCCCGCACTTTTACAACGCAAGGGCTACAGTAGGTCCTCTGTCCTGGAAACTTTTTCATATGTGGTCTGTCATGTGAATTTTCCAACACTGCTTCATTTGTTTCGATAATGCTGATGCCTGCTCACCCGGACGCTTTGACAATTGCACATCGTGATGTCAGCCAGCCGCATAAAATACTAGCGTCTGTGCCCAGTAACTTTTCAGGTAAATCAGTTGTGCACTAGCACCATCTGCAAGCAACGATGACACCCTGCCGCTACAACGGTGAGATATCAGCCCTTGCTTTGCGGTGGGTGGTGAGACTCTCCATTACCCACGGGGGAATGCCTTAAGTGGAAGGTAACTGACCGGGTTCGAAAATCGCTTACGCGCAAGGCCATGCAGCCACTTCAGCGTGTATTAGCGACAGACTTCTATTGGGTGCTTTGGTGGAATGCATCCCGCTTCTTGTTGGTCATATCACTAAGACGATGAATGCCGACTGATCTAGCTTCTCTAGGCTCACCTCTCGCTTTCGTATGTGGTGTATTGTGTCTTTTACTTGACTTACGAACAACTTACGAAGCAAATCGATGTTGCATTGCATGTTTCTCTAAGATACTTCATTATGCACAGAGACGTGTAGCCCCCTTGTTTGGCATTGAAAGAACTTTCGTTCCTTGTCGTATTGGCCGCGGACTTGCACTAATACTGCACTCTATCTATATCCTGGCCTATATTACACTCCGCGGCCTCGAACCAAGTCTCATGAGCGATTTTACTACAACCAGTATCAGGTATGCAGGAGTACCAATTTCCTGATGAATCTTTACCCAATATGTTTTGGACCGTTGCAAGGTACGAGAATACATACGCAGGCCTGCCTGGCACTTGAACTCCTGTAGAATCGAGCGTTAGTTCGGAGTATCCGATCTCCTATGCCGATTTTAGTTACTGAGGTGAAGACGATAGTTACACAACTCTCAATAGGTCCATAGGCAGCAAAACCAACATTGACATATCATGATCGTATTCTCATAACTATCTGCACAGATATAACAAAGTGGTATGTAAAGGGCCTTCATCTAAGCCTGTGAAGGTCAAGGTTACAAAGTGGAAAAAGATGACATGAAATGAAACTTCCTTTGCTAGCAAATACACTTTTCGACCTAAAACGAGTTATTGAATGATGGGAAAGTCATAATGCGGGTTCCATAGTTGTAGATGGAAGGCATTCCACAAGTTGTAAGAGAAGCTGGACAGCCGGATGGTAAACAGTGGTTCTTGTTATAGAACTACCATCAAAAGCGTTACAATGCCGCAAACAAAGGCATTGAATAGAGACACATTGTCCAAAAGCACCACAGCTTCCAAGATTGGTCATCTGCCTTGACTGTTTGTCGCAACAGTACGTTTGCTGCAACAGCGCCTCcagctgccaatggcaaaGTATAGGCCCAAATCTCAAGCTTCCAGAAAAAGGGGCAGACGCAAGACCACAGAGCAacaaaaatagcaatagaaACGCGCGAGAACTTCTcacccagcagcaatggTATGGATAAGCGTCCTCGTGTTCGATCTCCGTCCTGGTCCTTGAGATCTTGGACCTGCATGGTGGTAAGGATCACTCcgctgatgatggagatcCATGTCAACCCGCCCTGGTTGACAGTCGTATGCGCCCCGAGCGCAATCTGCAGTGAGCCGTGATTGAAGAAGCCATAAGCAATGGATATGATCAGATCTCTAACGACCTCGTCTCCACCTTTCAAGTCGTTATAAAGCCATGTAAGAATCTGTATAAAGACTCCCTCTCTCCAAACACCAAGATAGTAGTTGAGGGCGAGAGCAATCGGAACTGCGATGAGCATTGACCGTCTGGTCTGCTCCCCGGTGATCTTGCCGGATGGTATAGGCCGCCACGGCTTGTTTATCAAGTCTTCCTTTATAGATTCTTCCGATCGTTGATTCGCAAGGTCGAAGATCAGGACATTGTACCAGTTGAATGCAATGACCATGGGGAAGGTTTGAGCTAGTTGCCAGAATGAAGGACCTTGTCCATCAGCAAGATGAGAGGCCGCTAGAGCGCCCAACATGCCAAACGTTGAGTTTGGGATGACGAATGTTGGAAAGTTACTTTCTGTAAACTCCCAGATCAGATAAGGGATATAAAAAATTGCAGAGAAAGCGGTAAGCTGGCGTCTCCCATTGGGATATACGATATCCTGAACCTTTTCCATTGTGAAGAAGCTAGTGGTCGAGAGTGTGTTGTCTTGATGACTCGGCCAAACTGGGCAAAGTTTGAAACGCCTTTGACAATATCATCTGCTAATTTTTGTTCACTAGGGGAGTGATAAATATTGATGGCATATCCGGGAGATAGATCTCCaagtatatactactaccatGGAGTAAGGCATATTTTGAGTATGTCACAGGACGGCCATGCCCCCTTCCTCGGCTATGTTACTTAACAATGCTTACATTAGAGAATTCTAGTGTACACCAAATTTAATCATATTATAGTCTAATTTTCGTCTGTTCTTTTGGCGGCGAGGGAGCACGTTGTGGAGTCGTCGGACTCGTCCACTACTTTCACACCCTCTCATCAACTTCACAATGTTACAGGAGACGCAACGGATAACCGCCGCCCACGCCTCAGAGCTTATTTTCTATACTGAATTAGGAAAAAATGACAACATTGCGCAAATATATCCAGgcactttttctttttttgatatAGTTTGCTTTGCGTACTTATAAACTAAACAGGCCAACTGTACTATTCTATTTTGGAAGGCTACGATATGAGGTCCACGATACCGGCACTAGCTACTCATCCAGCATCATGACAGATGATCCTCCGTCCGAAGTAAGCTGCTACTAGTACACACTTGTGCTTGAACTAATACCACTAGCACTCGACGGGAGAGTACCGTGCCGTCCCTTGTCTAGCATGGCGTGACTGGCGGCTTTTAGAGTGGAGCTACTGTACAGAGGCATTCTTATCTGGTATACTGTATCCTGGTGCTCggtactatttattattgaCAAGGGTGCTCCGGGGGGGTTTCAAGGATACTCCAAGGAAGCTTCTCTATGCGGCTCGCGCGCCTATAGCAGTGGGTTACGAACGACGCAGTCTTAGATCAAAAGGGCTAGCAGAACTCAAAACTAATATGTGATACGAAGCAGTATCATATGGTGCTTGTATTCTGTTCACATCATCTTTATTTGCCGGATCTACCGGCTCTTCTTGTATACGCCTACGTACAGATTTCTAGTGCTAATCTAATACTATTGCTCTAGAGCTCACCCTTGATAATGCTGGCAGCATGCTCGGCCACACCATACACAGTCGCTTGTGGATTTGCCTTTGGAGTTAATGGGATTATGCTGGCGTCGGCAATGCGCAGGTTCGGGCACCCGTAGAGTCGGAGCTTGGAATCTACCACACCCCCTAGCTCTTTAGCCATCATGGAACAAGTCCCTGTGAAGTGGTGTGCACCCACTGCCGTTTGACGCAGGTAATTTTTAGCTTGTTCGAGGCCGGTCTCCGCGGCCAAGAAGTTTCCGGCAGATTCTGCAGCCGTGTTCCTCTTCCCACCAACTTGGAGGTGGCTGACCAACGGCTCGGCTTTGGCGATGGACTCAATGAAACGGAGATGGCGTGAAAGAACCTCTATGTCCAACGGATGAGAAAAGTACCGAGGATCAATGTCTAGCTCCGTCGATGTCGGCGAAGCAGACTTGATATGGGTAGATCCTCTTGAAAGTGGGTGCGTAAGCATTAAGGCAATGGAGAAATACTTCTCGGTTCCCGCCGGTGGAGGTGCCATTGTTCCATCTTGGTTGAACGACGCATAACCCGGGAATGACATGAAGTAGCCTGAAGGCTCTTCGGTAGAAGTGAGAACCGAGCGCACAAAGTCGGCTTGGGCTTCCGTAAAGGAAGTGTTTCCGCCGCTGTTAGGGGCAATGTATTTTGAAATCAGATTCTCAACTTCAGCCTTCCCTTCGGCGGACTGGATGCCCGGAAATGGGAGTTGAGCTGCGGCATTGGTGCCGCTTCTTGCAAACGGTCCGAGTTGCTGTCCATACGCCGCCATGGCAGCTTGAAGAGCCGTCGGATCCTGGCGTGCAAGACCATCCATTGTCTCTTCGCTATCAAGAGTCTGGAAACTAAGACCGCACAATGGATGGTTCTGCAAATTTTCTCCAACATTAGGATTCTCGATGACGACGTCAATGCCCAATTTTGCCAAGAGGCGCGCATCACCAACCCCGGACAGCTCAAGAATCTTGGGGGTGTTGATTGCGCCCGCTGTAAGAATAATCTCCGTGCCGGTAGCAGTAAGATCTGCACCATCCTTGGTATACCGGACGCCCTTGGCTGTGACAGCATCGCCGTTTTTGGCGAATATAATTTTTTCAACGGCAGCTTTCGTCACAATGGTAAGGTTCTGTCGGTCACGAGCAGGCTCGAGATAGGCGTTTACGGCGTAGCTCCTTGTCTTTGTGGCCGGATGAATAGCATCGGCAACAAATATTGGCCCACAGATCTGGTCGGTGTAGGGATTACCGTCTTTGCTGAATCCCAGGGTGGCTATAGTTTGCTGCCAGATTTTGGGCCATTGATTGTCGGTATCCTTTGGGAAGCTCAGCTGGAGTGGTCCAGAGCCACTTGTACCTGCAGTTGACTCGGAGGTCAAGGTGTACGATTTAGCCTGTGACTTGGAAAAGCTCGCCCAGTCCCAGCCGGGGTTTCCAAGCTTGGCCCAGG comes from Trichoderma asperellum chromosome 3, complete sequence and encodes:
- a CDS encoding uncharacterized protein (EggNog:ENOG41~TransMembrane:3 (i237-257o263-280i292-309o)); translation: MEKVQDIVYPNGRRQLTAFSAIFYIPYLIWEFTESNFPTFVIPNSTFGMLGALAASHLADGQGPSFWQLAQTFPMVIAFNWYNVLIFDLANQRSEESIKEDLINKPWRPIPSGKITGEQTRRSMLIAVPIALALNYYLGVWREGVFIQILTWLYNDLKGGDEVVRDLIISIAYGFFNHGSLQIALGAHTTVNQGGLTWISIISGVILTTMQVQDLKDQDGDRTRGRLSIPLLLGEKFSRVSIAIFVALWSCVCPFFWKLEIWAYTLPLAAGGAVAANVLLRQTVKADDQSWKLWCFWTMCLYSMPLFAAL
- a CDS encoding uncharacterized protein (EggNog:ENOG41~CAZy:AA3) — translated: MSSYDYIIVGGGTAGLVLAARLTEDSSKRVLVLEAGEDLTADARLSVPAMWPMLLNTDADWKFKTVPQAGFNNREIAFPQGRLLGGSSALNGLSFTLSTKANVDAWAKLGNPGWDWASFSKSQAKSYTLTSESTAGTSGSGPLQLSFPKDTDNQWPKIWQQTIATLGFSKDGNPYTDQICGPIFVADAIHPATKTRSYAVNAYLEPARDRQNLTIVTKAAVEKIIFAKNGDAVTAKGVRYTKDGADLTATGTEIILTAGAINTPKILELSGVGDARLLAKLGIDVVIENPNVGENLQNHPLCGLSFQTLDSEETMDGLARQDPTALQAAMAAYGQQLGPFARSGTNAAAQLPFPGIQSAEGKAEVENLISKYIAPNSGGNTSFTEAQADFVRSVLTSTEEPSGYFMSFPGYASFNQDGTMAPPPAGTEKYFSIALMLTHPLSRGSTHIKSASPTSTELDIDPRYFSHPLDIEVLSRHLRFIESIAKAEPLVSHLQVGGKRNTAAESAGNFLAAETGLEQAKNYLRQTAVGAHHFTGTCSMMAKELGGVVDSKLRLYGCPNLRIADASIIPLTPKANPQATVYGVAEHAASIIKGEL
- the LYS3 gene encoding Saccharopine dehydrogenase [NADP(+), L-glutamate-forming] — encoded protein: MAQQSVLMLGAGFVTRPTLDVLTEAGIPVTVACRTLQTAQGLSAGVKLATPISLDVTDPKALDAEVAKHDLVISLIPYTFHATVIESAIRNKKNVVTTSYVSPAMMELDQKCKDAGITVMNEIGLDPGIDHLYAVKTIDEVHQAGGKILSFLSYCGGLPAPEASDNPLGYKFSWSSRGVLLALRNAAKVYQDGKVVDIASKDLMATAKPYFIMPGYAFVAYPNRDSTPYKERYNIPEADTITRGTLRYQGFPQFIKVLVQTGFLEETPIEALKTPITWKEATKAILGISSSEPKDLEAAIVSRADFDSDEDRERILSGLRWIGIFSDEKITPRGNSLDTLCAALEQKMQFEEGERDMVMLQHKFLIEHKDGSRETRTSTLVEYGDPKGYSAMAKTVGIPCGVAAKQVLNGTLSEKGILAPMSAKINNPIMKELKEKYGIEMIEKTVL
- a CDS encoding uncharacterized protein (EggNog:ENOG41~SECRETED:SignalP(1-17)), producing the protein MAWLISLLAIVPALVSAAAVNTTCVTEPSCRCLPSDSCWPSKSEWTAFNKTVGGRLIATVPIGSVCHNSAFGSYNAQKCDELRSVWDYPATHIASSSDPMAPFFANDSCDPFTAPSARCIIGTLVQYSVNASSSSDYLATIKFAQQNNIRLVIRNTGHDYYGKSSGTGALALWTHHLKDISLVNYKQSYYSGKALKVGAGVQNSEAQAFAHNNGLIVVTGDGASVGLAGGYSQGGGHGPVASKFGLAADQVLEWEVITSTGQHLVATPSQNTDLYWALSGGGGGTYAAVLSMTIRAYPDMPSSAANLTITNQGISDDAFYAAVQTFLTTLPSIVDSGATVVYLLAYGLFLVQPVNAPGVSKAQLQTLLNPTLSYLQKQNIPYDFHIDQFPTFLDSFYAYNPPPNVTEYNIGGRLIPRTLLESQTSATSVVNAYRFINEAGAVISGVNVNVSNGTKVPNSVNPVWRSSITSNVIGVPYDPLNFQNNIYAQNNVTDILIPKLEALSPIQGAYLNEANMHQPNFQSVFYGNNYPALKSIKNKYDPSSTFYGLTAVGSDDWTVDSVTGRLCPVS